One region of Pseudoalteromonas piscicida genomic DNA includes:
- a CDS encoding M28 family metallopeptidase, translated as MKLTTPMLLSIACLSGFSEASEEVWVTMDAKSSQHFQVHNSIRGTHFEQFSLPNSEIKALKVPANLHSHLSAFMHDEYHRCGGFVAHESLEQAQSYLAQLESVNPSAALVNYSIDNPTRVNSLISKVSTVSLDSSVNSLTSFYNRYYTSQTGIDAAAWVKQTWSDIAASRSDISVEYFSHSWAQSSVIVTIPGSELSDEIVIIGGHLDSINQSNSSGLAPGADDNASGIAVLTEALSAIVEDGYQPQRTIQIMGFAAEEVGLRGSKAIAQSYSSQGKNVVGMTQFDMTGRNGSSADIVMMTDYTNSAQNQFLGQLIETYLPNLSYAYDQCGYGCSDHASWYQQGFPASMPFESRMSDINRKIHTTNDTEFDSTHAQKFAKLALAFVAELGKNAGDTPPPPPNNELENGVTKTGISGVSKSQQFFTMEVPQGATNLSFTTSGGTGDADLYVRYGSKPTLDTHDCKSTNSSSNEQCNISAVQTGTYYVMVEAWNAISGVSLVGQYDTSSGNTPIDETINNISVASGQWQYFSQALTAGYQTLTITTSGGTGDADLYVNFGTQPNTSTYQCRPYKNGNNEVCTISNPQAGTWHIGLQGYQAASNVTLNISAN; from the coding sequence ATGAAATTAACTACACCTATGCTACTGAGCATTGCCTGTTTGAGTGGCTTTTCTGAAGCGTCTGAAGAGGTTTGGGTGACGATGGATGCGAAGTCTAGCCAGCATTTCCAAGTCCATAATTCTATTCGCGGTACTCACTTCGAGCAGTTTTCTTTACCAAACAGTGAAATCAAAGCGCTAAAAGTACCTGCAAACTTACATTCGCACTTAAGTGCATTTATGCACGACGAATATCACCGCTGTGGTGGTTTTGTCGCCCATGAATCCTTAGAGCAGGCGCAAAGCTATCTTGCACAGTTAGAAAGCGTAAACCCAAGTGCAGCTCTGGTTAACTACAGCATCGATAATCCTACACGGGTTAACAGCTTAATCTCAAAAGTCAGTACAGTGAGCTTAGACAGCAGTGTCAATTCGCTAACCAGTTTTTATAACCGCTATTATACCTCGCAAACAGGCATTGATGCTGCTGCATGGGTCAAGCAAACATGGAGTGATATTGCAGCAAGTCGCTCAGATATTAGTGTTGAATATTTTAGCCATTCTTGGGCTCAGTCTTCAGTGATTGTCACCATTCCAGGTAGTGAACTGAGCGATGAAATCGTTATTATCGGCGGGCACCTTGATTCAATTAACCAATCTAACTCGAGTGGGCTTGCGCCGGGTGCGGATGATAATGCCTCTGGGATAGCTGTGCTTACCGAAGCGCTAAGCGCTATTGTTGAAGATGGTTATCAGCCTCAGCGGACAATCCAAATCATGGGCTTTGCGGCAGAAGAAGTTGGGCTTCGAGGCTCGAAAGCTATCGCTCAGTCGTACAGCTCTCAGGGAAAAAACGTAGTCGGTATGACACAATTTGATATGACTGGACGCAATGGTAGTAGTGCGGATATTGTGATGATGACAGACTATACAAACAGCGCACAGAATCAGTTCTTAGGCCAATTAATTGAAACTTATTTGCCAAACCTTAGCTATGCCTATGACCAATGTGGCTATGGCTGCTCCGACCATGCATCTTGGTATCAGCAAGGGTTCCCAGCTTCTATGCCATTTGAATCAAGAATGTCTGATATCAACAGAAAAATTCATACCACCAACGATACCGAATTTGATTCAACACATGCACAAAAATTTGCAAAACTCGCGCTGGCGTTTGTTGCTGAGCTTGGCAAAAATGCGGGTGATACACCTCCGCCACCGCCAAACAATGAGCTTGAAAATGGCGTGACTAAAACGGGCATTTCTGGCGTTTCTAAAAGCCAACAGTTTTTCACTATGGAAGTACCACAAGGTGCAACTAACTTAAGTTTTACCACGTCAGGTGGTACTGGTGACGCCGATCTCTACGTTCGCTATGGCTCCAAACCTACTTTGGATACTCATGACTGCAAGAGCACCAACTCGTCTAGTAACGAGCAATGCAATATTTCCGCTGTGCAAACTGGCACGTATTACGTGATGGTAGAAGCATGGAACGCGATTTCGGGGGTCAGTTTGGTAGGGCAATACGATACCTCAAGTGGCAATACGCCTATTGACGAAACTATCAATAATATTTCTGTCGCCAGCGGACAGTGGCAGTATTTTAGTCAAGCACTAACCGCGGGATACCAAACCCTGACAATTACGACGTCGGGAGGCACGGGAGATGCGGATCTTTATGTTAATTTTGGCACGCAACCAAATACCAGCACCTACCAATGTCGGCCGTACAAAAATGGCAATAATGAGGTATGTACAATCTCCAACCCTCAGGCAGGCACTTGGCATATCGGCCTGCAAGGCTACCAAGCAGCGAGCAATGTAACGCTAAATATTAGCGCGAATTAA
- a CDS encoding sigma-54-dependent transcriptional regulator, with protein sequence MTEEKTLLIIDDEQSIRDALKQLFEIEGYSVQCFSSAAPALKKLSRQFQGVVLCDINMPDLNGIQFLEQVMQFDSELPVVFLTGFADVEVAVKAIQKGAYDFFEKPVSEPLLDCIERALDKRRLVMENRELKAQVKKKSAPGVRILGETKQMQQMLHLLDAVIDTPADVLIEGETGTGKELVARYLHDHSERSNHNFVAINCGAIPEELIESELFGAKSGAFTGAKESREGKFSFAQGGTVFLDEIEAMSAALQVKLLRVLEERSVTPVGSNTAIALDIRVVAATKVDLQTLVAQGKFRSDLFYRLNLVKVMIPSLRSRKADIPLLYKHFSSIAATRFHKPMQPISPELEAQLLAQDWPGNVRELRNHAERHILLGGAMTASNMQSNLSDETLSLAEKVSYYEQSLIEEALAQSQGSIKDAMHLLKVPRKTLYDKMSKYGLNRTMFTNDDG encoded by the coding sequence ATGACTGAAGAGAAAACACTATTAATCATCGATGATGAGCAAAGTATACGCGATGCACTAAAGCAACTATTTGAAATAGAAGGTTACTCGGTGCAGTGCTTTTCTAGTGCAGCGCCTGCATTAAAAAAGCTTTCTCGTCAGTTTCAAGGCGTTGTGCTTTGTGATATCAACATGCCAGACCTGAATGGTATTCAATTTTTAGAGCAGGTAATGCAGTTTGACTCTGAGTTGCCTGTGGTCTTTCTGACCGGCTTTGCGGATGTGGAAGTGGCGGTAAAAGCCATCCAAAAAGGGGCTTACGACTTTTTTGAAAAGCCCGTATCAGAGCCGCTACTTGACTGTATAGAAAGGGCGCTTGATAAACGCCGGTTGGTGATGGAAAACCGAGAGCTAAAAGCGCAAGTTAAGAAAAAGTCTGCGCCGGGCGTACGGATCTTAGGTGAGACAAAACAAATGCAGCAAATGCTGCATTTGCTTGATGCTGTGATTGATACCCCAGCTGACGTACTGATTGAAGGTGAAACCGGTACAGGAAAGGAATTGGTGGCACGATACTTACATGACCATAGCGAGCGCTCAAATCATAACTTCGTCGCTATCAATTGCGGTGCAATTCCAGAAGAACTGATTGAAAGTGAATTATTTGGTGCCAAAAGCGGTGCATTTACTGGCGCCAAAGAGTCTCGCGAGGGAAAATTTTCTTTTGCCCAAGGCGGTACGGTATTTTTGGATGAAATCGAAGCCATGTCTGCGGCTTTACAAGTGAAGCTGCTGCGCGTTTTAGAAGAAAGAAGTGTGACGCCTGTTGGCAGCAACACTGCGATAGCACTGGACATTAGGGTGGTTGCAGCGACCAAAGTGGATTTACAAACCTTAGTCGCGCAAGGTAAATTCCGCTCGGATTTATTTTATCGACTTAACCTTGTCAAAGTGATGATCCCTTCACTTCGTTCCAGAAAAGCTGATATTCCGCTGTTATATAAACACTTTAGCTCCATTGCCGCGACTCGCTTTCATAAACCCATGCAGCCAATTAGCCCGGAACTAGAGGCACAGCTACTGGCACAAGATTGGCCTGGAAATGTGCGAGAGCTGAGAAATCATGCGGAGCGCCATATTTTACTTGGTGGTGCGATGACTGCGAGTAACATGCAAAGCAATTTGTCTGACGAAACGTTGAGTTTGGCTGAGAAGGTGAGCTACTACGAGCAATCGCTAATTGAAGAAGCACTGGCCCAAAGCCAAGGCAGCATAAAAGATGCGATGCATTTGCTAAAAGTGCCGAGAAAAACCTTGTACGACAAGATGAGTAAGTATGGTTTAAATCGCACTATGTTCACCAATGATGATGGGTGA
- a CDS encoding porin, translated as MTASKSLVALAVASATLSASTLAADYSIYGKAEVQIANTDKGVMRYTKEGTQIDAPFSRIGVKGTHGLSSDLKLVYKYEVQVKGFEHDDTTEPFSARNTYVGLEGKFGTVLVGRNDTRFKFSEGKIDQFNETQSDIAQVLAGQDRVGDSVTYASPKWNDFSFSLTYTPKDDASNDETGFAATAIYGDRALKNKDYYVALSHTDSIGNLVATRIALAYKWQKLQLGAIIQDSENLAKDKSGNGYVLSVSYQLDDNWRPKLQFAKDSSGLRHSEDATQWTLGTDYIFDKQTNLYLMATQLDLETQDDTSIAVGLKYKF; from the coding sequence ATGACAGCAAGTAAATCTTTAGTGGCGTTGGCGGTTGCCAGTGCAACGTTATCAGCCTCTACGCTAGCCGCAGACTACAGCATTTATGGTAAAGCTGAAGTTCAAATTGCCAACACAGATAAAGGCGTGATGCGCTATACCAAAGAGGGCACACAAATTGACGCACCATTTTCAAGAATTGGTGTAAAAGGCACTCACGGCTTATCAAGCGATCTAAAGCTCGTCTACAAATACGAAGTACAAGTCAAAGGTTTTGAACACGACGATACCACCGAGCCATTTTCAGCAAGGAACACCTATGTCGGCCTTGAAGGTAAATTTGGTACCGTTTTAGTGGGCAGAAACGACACGCGTTTTAAGTTCAGTGAAGGTAAAATCGATCAATTTAATGAAACTCAAAGTGATATTGCCCAAGTGCTAGCAGGTCAAGATAGAGTTGGTGATTCCGTCACGTATGCATCACCTAAATGGAACGACTTTTCTTTCTCTCTGACCTACACACCTAAAGACGACGCGAGTAATGACGAAACCGGGTTTGCAGCAACCGCAATTTATGGTGACCGAGCATTAAAAAATAAAGATTACTATGTTGCCTTAAGCCATACTGACAGTATTGGTAATTTAGTTGCTACGCGTATCGCGTTGGCTTACAAGTGGCAAAAGCTACAACTTGGTGCCATTATCCAAGACAGTGAAAATCTAGCGAAAGACAAATCGGGTAATGGCTATGTCCTAAGCGTAAGTTACCAACTCGACGATAATTGGCGTCCGAAGCTACAGTTTGCCAAAGACTCAAGCGGATTACGCCACAGTGAAGATGCAACGCAGTGGACGCTAGGTACAGACTATATTTTTGATAAACAAACTAACTTGTATTTGATGGCAACGCAGCTCGACCTTGAAACGCAAGACGATACTAGCATCGCAGTTGGCTTAAAATACAAGTTTTAA
- a CDS encoding SLC13 family permease yields MTEENKKTIKTQLFLWLGPLVMLLICLVEPPSDMSVEAWRTAGLAFWLASWWITEAVPIPAASLLPLVISPLVGIASIKAVAAPFAHPLIYLFLGGFLLSIAMERWGLHKRIALNTMLFAGTKPSIQILAMMGVTAFLSMWMSNTATAVMMLPIALSVIHLVKEQGGDSQSFAKALLLSIAYGASIGGIATLIGTPPNALMAAYLSDSYQIEIGFATWMMIGVPLSLVMLVFAWFWLTKVTYKVDKEEINVDTKSLFTSQLKALGEMSRAEKGVFVVFILAAVCWIFRPLIGDVTGLKLSDTGIAIAAALLLFVLPAKSGSDERILDWESAAKVPWGILLLFGGGLSLAAQIKSSGLADYIANLLAGADAMGLVLGVLVVAALITFLTEITSNTATAAGFLPLLGPVAESITGSPLAWVIPAAIAASCAFMMPVATPPNAIVFGSGEIKIKDMIRAGFVLNLVAIGLITIVTLTLARSILGF; encoded by the coding sequence ATGACAGAAGAGAATAAAAAAACGATAAAAACGCAGCTGTTTCTGTGGCTTGGTCCCTTGGTAATGTTACTGATCTGTTTGGTTGAGCCACCCTCTGACATGTCGGTTGAGGCATGGAGAACCGCAGGCTTAGCGTTTTGGCTAGCTTCTTGGTGGATAACCGAAGCAGTGCCTATTCCGGCAGCTTCGTTATTACCCTTGGTTATTTCGCCTTTAGTCGGGATTGCCTCTATTAAAGCGGTTGCTGCACCGTTTGCGCATCCTTTGATTTATTTATTCTTGGGAGGATTTTTGCTTTCGATTGCCATGGAAAGGTGGGGGCTGCATAAACGCATCGCGCTGAATACCATGTTGTTTGCCGGCACTAAACCGAGTATACAGATCTTAGCGATGATGGGCGTGACCGCATTTTTATCTATGTGGATGTCAAACACGGCAACGGCAGTCATGATGTTACCGATTGCACTTTCGGTTATTCACTTGGTAAAAGAGCAGGGGGGAGATAGCCAAAGCTTTGCTAAAGCGCTTTTACTTTCTATCGCTTATGGTGCAAGTATTGGCGGTATTGCAACTTTAATCGGTACGCCACCAAATGCATTAATGGCTGCGTATTTATCCGACAGTTATCAAATTGAGATTGGTTTTGCCACTTGGATGATGATTGGTGTGCCTCTATCTTTGGTGATGCTGGTGTTTGCTTGGTTCTGGTTGACCAAAGTGACTTATAAGGTCGATAAAGAAGAAATTAATGTTGATACTAAGTCGTTATTTACTTCCCAATTAAAAGCACTAGGTGAAATGTCTCGTGCTGAGAAAGGGGTGTTTGTGGTATTTATTTTAGCAGCGGTATGCTGGATCTTTAGACCGCTAATTGGCGATGTTACTGGCCTTAAATTGTCAGATACCGGCATTGCCATTGCAGCCGCGCTGTTACTATTTGTTCTTCCTGCCAAGTCGGGAAGTGACGAGCGTATTTTAGATTGGGAAAGCGCAGCTAAGGTACCTTGGGGTATCTTGCTACTATTTGGTGGTGGCTTATCACTGGCGGCACAGATCAAATCTTCGGGACTTGCCGATTACATCGCTAACTTACTTGCAGGGGCGGATGCCATGGGCTTAGTGCTTGGCGTGTTAGTTGTTGCTGCACTTATTACGTTCTTAACGGAAATTACTAGCAATACCGCAACGGCAGCAGGCTTTTTGCCTTTACTTGGCCCAGTCGCTGAATCAATTACAGGTTCTCCTCTAGCTTGGGTTATTCCAGCTGCAATTGCGGCCAGTTGTGCCTTTATGATGCCTGTTGCAACACCACCAAATGCCATCGTATTTGGCTCGGGTGAAATAAAAATTAAAGACATGATCCGAGCTGGGTTTGTTTTGAACTTAGTCGCGATAGGGTTAATTACAATTGTGACCTTGACTTTGGCAAGGAGCATACTAGGGTTTTAA
- a CDS encoding sulfite exporter TauE/SafE family protein → MTEPIQLAVIAFVVLLSGISKSGFAGALGAFSVPILMMVLNPRDAIALMLPLLIVADIFSLKSYWRLWNVSELKRLLPGTLVGIALATLFLQGVSEFWLTVVIAAMSIVFALKSLLIKNSPKSVGHLRLLAASTSTAAGISTTLIHAGGPPLMVYFNARKLDPTAYIATVAVLFALMNVIKLMTFSATGLLQWQHVLLAICFTPVAIIGNRLGVRLAKRLPKKQFLLVMNGLLLILGLILIGKLL, encoded by the coding sequence ATGACAGAACCAATACAACTTGCAGTAATTGCCTTTGTCGTTTTGCTAAGTGGTATTTCAAAGTCTGGCTTTGCAGGCGCGTTAGGGGCGTTTTCTGTTCCAATTTTGATGATGGTGTTGAATCCAAGAGACGCCATTGCGTTGATGCTTCCGCTACTTATCGTCGCGGACATATTTAGCCTGAAAAGCTATTGGCGCTTATGGAATGTGTCGGAACTAAAGCGGCTATTGCCAGGTACACTAGTCGGGATAGCTTTAGCAACGCTTTTTCTTCAAGGCGTCAGTGAGTTTTGGCTGACGGTTGTGATTGCAGCGATGAGTATAGTATTTGCGCTTAAAAGTTTGCTGATTAAAAATTCACCTAAGAGTGTTGGGCACTTAAGGTTACTGGCCGCGAGCACTTCTACCGCGGCTGGTATCTCCACCACCTTAATTCATGCGGGCGGTCCACCACTCATGGTGTATTTTAACGCTCGAAAATTGGATCCAACGGCTTATATCGCGACAGTTGCGGTACTTTTTGCACTGATGAATGTGATCAAGTTGATGACCTTCTCTGCAACTGGGCTGTTACAGTGGCAACATGTACTGCTCGCTATCTGCTTTACTCCTGTAGCTATAATCGGTAATAGACTCGGCGTGCGCCTAGCGAAGCGATTACCTAAAAAGCAATTTTTGCTGGTGATGAATGGGCTACTGCTTATACTCGGACTGATACTAATTGGCAAGTTGCTGTGA
- a CDS encoding M4 family metallopeptidase: MKLSTVTMATACAIAFTSLSAQAATKQYLNQQADINTMLKSASQTVLSTQPEVLIGLENASQLKELKSFNSKKGEVTKRFQQMYQGLPVIGDSVILTFDDAGALKKAHGAAVYNIAADIGSVKPKLNAKMAMHQFEKQSLSAGKKLKKHNEKSRLAIWLDGNSTARLVYEITFVTYGDEPKRPYLIIDANTGEVLESFNNLQHANATGPGGNQKTGRYQYGTDYGHLDVAQSGNTCTMTNTNVKTINLNHGSSGSTAHSFTCPENTVKEINGAYSPLNDAHYFGNVVFNMYNDWLGTAPLSFQLKMRVHYSNNYENAFWDGSAMTFGDGANTFYPLVSLDVSAHEVSHGFTEQNSGLVYRYKSGGLNEAFSDMAGEAAEFFMKGSNDWLVGRDIFKGSGALRYMNDPTQDGRSIDHQSNYTSSMDVHHTSGVFNKAFYNLATTAGWDTKKAFIVMAKANQMYWTANTDWDLAGNGVMDAACDLGYEPGDVQAALAAVGVNSSLSSGSSCDTNPPPPPGGDEELTNGQPRTGISGAAKEQMFFTLDVPADATSLNFTTSGGSGDADLYVKYGSRPTLNTYDCNSTTSTSNESCDISNIQAGKYYVMVEAWNQISGVTLTGTYSSTGGTQPIDRTESNISVASGSWARFTQDLNANYSNLEVSISGGSGDADLYVNFGSQSTTSSYQCRPFKNGNNETCTIANPQQGTWHVDLRGYSAASGVTLNIKAN, from the coding sequence GTGAAATTATCTACAGTAACTATGGCTACGGCGTGTGCGATTGCGTTTACTTCGCTCAGTGCTCAAGCTGCAACAAAACAATACCTAAACCAGCAAGCTGACATTAATACTATGCTTAAATCTGCTTCTCAAACTGTGTTGAGTACACAACCGGAAGTGCTGATTGGCTTGGAAAATGCGAGCCAACTAAAGGAGCTTAAAAGCTTCAATAGTAAGAAAGGTGAAGTAACTAAGCGTTTTCAACAAATGTATCAAGGATTGCCAGTGATTGGCGATTCGGTCATTTTAACATTTGACGATGCCGGTGCGCTTAAAAAGGCTCACGGCGCGGCAGTATACAACATTGCTGCAGACATCGGTTCAGTAAAACCAAAACTAAATGCCAAAATGGCGATGCATCAGTTTGAAAAGCAATCGCTTAGTGCAGGCAAAAAGCTTAAAAAGCATAACGAAAAATCTCGCCTTGCGATTTGGCTTGATGGCAATTCAACGGCACGTTTAGTGTATGAAATCACTTTTGTTACTTATGGTGATGAGCCTAAGCGCCCATATTTGATCATTGATGCAAACACCGGTGAAGTGTTAGAAAGCTTCAACAATTTGCAGCATGCAAATGCGACAGGCCCAGGTGGTAACCAAAAAACAGGTCGTTACCAGTATGGTACTGATTATGGTCATCTAGATGTGGCACAGTCGGGTAATACTTGTACCATGACTAATACGAATGTTAAGACAATCAACTTAAATCACGGTAGTAGCGGCTCGACAGCACATAGCTTTACGTGCCCAGAAAATACAGTGAAAGAAATTAACGGTGCGTACTCACCGCTGAACGATGCTCATTATTTTGGTAATGTTGTATTCAATATGTACAACGATTGGTTAGGTACTGCACCACTGTCGTTCCAACTTAAAATGCGTGTGCACTATAGCAATAATTACGAAAACGCGTTCTGGGATGGCAGCGCGATGACATTCGGTGATGGTGCGAACACATTCTATCCGTTGGTAAGTCTTGACGTATCTGCTCACGAAGTAAGTCACGGTTTCACAGAACAAAACTCTGGTCTAGTATACCGCTACAAATCTGGTGGTTTGAATGAGGCGTTCTCTGATATGGCGGGTGAAGCTGCTGAGTTCTTTATGAAAGGAAGCAATGACTGGTTAGTTGGTCGAGATATCTTCAAAGGTAGCGGCGCGCTGCGTTACATGAATGACCCAACACAAGATGGCCGTTCGATCGATCATCAGTCCAATTATACGTCAAGCATGGATGTTCACCACACCTCTGGGGTGTTCAACAAAGCTTTCTATAACTTAGCCACAACAGCTGGTTGGGATACGAAAAAAGCCTTCATCGTAATGGCAAAAGCCAACCAAATGTATTGGACAGCTAATACTGATTGGGATTTAGCGGGTAATGGCGTAATGGATGCAGCATGTGATCTAGGTTATGAGCCGGGTGATGTACAAGCGGCGTTAGCAGCGGTTGGCGTTAACTCTAGCTTAAGTTCTGGCAGTAGCTGTGATACCAATCCTCCACCACCTCCAGGTGGCGACGAAGAGTTGACGAACGGTCAGCCTCGTACTGGGATCAGTGGCGCGGCAAAAGAGCAAATGTTTTTTACCCTTGATGTGCCAGCTGATGCGACTAGCCTAAACTTCACAACTTCTGGTGGTAGCGGTGATGCGGATCTCTACGTGAAGTATGGCTCTCGTCCGACACTAAACACTTATGACTGCAATAGCACAACGTCTACAAGCAACGAAAGCTGCGATATTAGTAACATTCAAGCTGGTAAGTACTACGTGATGGTTGAAGCGTGGAATCAGATTTCTGGCGTGACTTTGACGGGTACTTACAGCTCAACAGGTGGAACTCAACCAATTGACCGCACTGAGTCAAATATCAGTGTTGCATCTGGAAGTTGGGCACGTTTTACGCAAGACCTAAATGCCAACTACAGCAACCTTGAAGTGAGTATTTCAGGTGGCTCAGGTGATGCGGATCTATACGTAAACTTTGGATCTCAGTCTACAACATCAAGCTATCAGTGTCGTCCTTTTAAAAACGGCAACAACGAAACCTGTACGATTGCAAATCCACAGCAAGGCACTTGGCATGTAGATTTACGTGGCTACAGCGCAGCAAGTGGCGTAACACTGAATATCAAGGCGAACTAA
- a CDS encoding sensor histidine kinase, producing MSHKFSVKILIYLLLLFCGLWASYLFNVAQDEENVLGQTKTNLEKLNSYIQAEFTRYQAIQTQLSLSNLVQSGLQQTTAIDSNELDRYLQDIQISSGASDVYLLDLSGTVVASSNWYLPHSYKGSNFAFRPYFYQTIEGNEHVSFALGLRSKTRGFYFAKSVYKDETLVGVVVMKVNASKFESDKAQLDTGTDSHFLIVDNNHIVLASDVEQWRLASLGGLSPAKRKEIESSRQFESQPLFPIDWRVLSPTRVKTSDHGSDALMQKRPLNKQYTLYLLHEIAPIKAAQWSRLGVTALVLILIFIVVEYTLSKLTGYRQLLFSQQSLEAEVASRRLELEQAQDALIRTAKLATIGQLSASINHEINQPLSAMSAYVASAKRLAQKGEVSKVIENMVLIQSLITRVHKIVAQLKSFSQHHDNKMLVANLKHSVDNALVIVGPELKRYGVEIQSEGLACNIWVDPFKFEQVLVNIISNACQAIVDQDNKCIYIRAAEHEGKIQLSIIDSGEGIKQHALSNIFEPFYTTKSGNGLGLGLSISKQIIESFQGKLSAHNHPQGGAEFLISLHTKNPQHD from the coding sequence GTGTCACATAAGTTCTCAGTTAAGATATTAATTTATCTTTTATTATTATTTTGTGGGCTGTGGGCAAGCTATTTGTTCAATGTGGCACAGGATGAGGAAAATGTCCTTGGTCAGACTAAAACCAACCTAGAGAAGCTCAATAGTTATATCCAGGCTGAATTTACTCGTTATCAAGCTATCCAAACGCAATTGAGCTTAAGCAATTTGGTGCAATCAGGCTTACAGCAAACAACCGCTATAGACTCCAATGAATTGGACAGATACCTACAGGATATTCAGATATCAAGTGGTGCGTCAGACGTTTACCTACTAGACCTAAGCGGTACTGTGGTCGCAAGCAGTAACTGGTATTTACCCCATAGCTATAAAGGCAGCAATTTTGCCTTTCGACCCTATTTTTACCAAACAATCGAAGGCAATGAACATGTTTCTTTTGCGCTCGGTTTACGTTCCAAAACTCGCGGTTTTTATTTTGCTAAATCTGTCTACAAAGATGAGACACTTGTGGGTGTAGTGGTGATGAAGGTAAATGCCAGTAAATTTGAGTCTGATAAAGCGCAACTTGATACAGGGACCGATAGCCATTTTTTAATCGTGGACAACAATCATATTGTGCTGGCTTCTGATGTTGAGCAGTGGCGGTTAGCATCGTTAGGGGGATTGTCACCTGCAAAGCGCAAAGAAATTGAATCCTCAAGGCAATTTGAAAGCCAACCTCTATTCCCGATTGATTGGCGCGTGCTTTCACCAACCAGAGTTAAAACTTCTGATCATGGCAGTGACGCGCTGATGCAAAAGAGGCCGCTTAACAAGCAATATACGCTTTATTTGCTTCACGAAATTGCGCCTATCAAAGCGGCACAGTGGTCGCGGCTTGGGGTAACGGCACTAGTGTTGATCTTAATCTTTATTGTTGTTGAGTATACCTTGAGTAAACTTACTGGATACAGACAACTGCTTTTTAGCCAGCAGAGTTTAGAGGCTGAGGTCGCAAGCCGAAGGCTAGAGTTAGAGCAGGCGCAAGATGCGCTCATTCGCACTGCCAAGCTGGCAACCATAGGGCAACTCAGCGCCAGCATTAACCACGAAATAAACCAACCGCTTAGTGCAATGAGTGCGTATGTTGCCAGCGCCAAGCGGTTGGCTCAAAAAGGAGAAGTGAGCAAAGTAATTGAAAACATGGTACTGATCCAATCTTTGATCACTCGGGTGCATAAAATCGTGGCGCAGCTAAAGTCATTTAGTCAGCATCATGATAATAAAATGCTGGTGGCTAACCTTAAGCACTCAGTAGATAACGCCTTAGTTATAGTTGGACCTGAGCTCAAACGTTACGGCGTAGAGATTCAAAGTGAAGGGCTTGCGTGCAATATATGGGTCGATCCATTTAAGTTTGAGCAAGTACTGGTGAATATTATTAGCAATGCGTGCCAAGCCATTGTTGATCAAGATAATAAGTGTATTTATATTCGCGCCGCAGAACATGAGGGCAAGATCCAGCTGTCTATCATCGACTCGGGCGAAGGGATAAAGCAACACGCCTTATCCAACATCTTTGAACCGTTTTACACCACTAAATCAGGTAATGGCTTGGGCTTAGGTTTATCTATTTCAAAGCAGATCATTGAATCCTTTCAAGGCAAACTCAGTGCGCACAATCATCCGCAAGGTGGTGCCGAGTTTTTAATTAGTTTACATACAAAGAATCCCCAACATGACTGA
- a CDS encoding hemerythrin domain-containing protein encodes MEIFNAIKQDHDHQRALLNMLAETSGDSKVREKYYKELKDALEAHAIAEERYFYAPLMESDMTIEDSRHGIAEHHEIDELIETLDNTEFSDPSWLTKLKKLKDKVEHHLADEEQAFFQRAGKVLDKNEKSQLADEYQKEMEEQL; translated from the coding sequence ATGGAAATTTTTAATGCAATAAAGCAAGATCATGATCATCAACGCGCCCTTTTGAATATGTTGGCGGAAACGTCTGGTGATTCAAAGGTCCGCGAAAAGTACTATAAAGAGCTGAAAGACGCGCTAGAAGCACATGCTATCGCGGAAGAAAGGTACTTTTACGCCCCGTTAATGGAAAGTGATATGACGATAGAGGACTCTCGCCACGGTATCGCTGAGCACCACGAGATAGACGAGTTAATTGAGACACTAGACAATACTGAGTTTTCCGATCCTAGTTGGCTTACTAAATTGAAAAAGCTCAAAGATAAAGTTGAGCATCACTTGGCCGACGAAGAGCAAGCGTTTTTCCAGCGTGCAGGTAAGGTACTTGATAAAAATGAAAAGTCGCAACTTGCAGACGAGTATCAAAAAGAGATGGAAGAACAGCTATAA